From the Synergistaceae bacterium DZ-S4 genome, one window contains:
- the hydG gene encoding [FeFe] hydrogenase H-cluster radical SAM maturase HydG has protein sequence MYDPKEFHDASFIDDAEILATLEEAKELVKDKNYVRSILEKAGTCKGLTHREAAVLLEITDPELEAELYSLAKEIKEKIYGRRIVLFAPLYVSNFCINGCEYCGFHKDNPFMHRKKLTMEEIDQEADAILALGHKRIAMESGEDPVNSPLDYIIECMKRVYAYKNSRGESIRRINVNIAATTVEEYRKLKAADIGTFILFQETFHRPTYAKMHPVGPKSNYDWHTTALHRAQQGGIDDVGTGVLYGLYDYKYEVTAQLMMAEHMEKMFGVGPHTISVPRMREAEGVDLEKFPYLPTDEQFLRIIAVIRVSTPYTGMILSTRETAETRRRALELGISQVSAGSCTGIGGYHKDIAHPKCENTAQFKVSDERTPDEVLTWLCEDGYIPSYCTACYRQGRTGDRFMSLAKSGQIKNICQPNALLTFKEYLIGYGSDKLKEVGEAVIEKEIEEIPSDKVKELTKERLKKLEQGEQDLFF, from the coding sequence ATGTACGACCCAAAGGAGTTCCACGACGCATCATTTATCGATGATGCGGAAATACTTGCAACACTTGAAGAGGCAAAAGAACTTGTGAAGGACAAGAACTATGTCCGCTCTATCCTCGAAAAGGCGGGGACATGCAAAGGCCTTACCCACAGGGAAGCAGCGGTGCTTCTTGAGATAACAGACCCCGAACTTGAAGCGGAGCTCTATTCTCTGGCAAAAGAGATCAAGGAAAAGATATACGGCAGGCGCATAGTTCTCTTTGCCCCCCTCTATGTTTCAAACTTCTGTATCAACGGATGCGAATACTGCGGCTTCCACAAGGACAACCCCTTCATGCACAGGAAAAAACTGACAATGGAGGAGATCGATCAGGAGGCCGATGCCATCCTCGCCCTCGGTCACAAGAGAATAGCCATGGAATCCGGAGAGGATCCGGTCAACTCGCCCCTTGACTATATAATCGAATGCATGAAGCGCGTCTATGCATACAAGAACAGCAGGGGCGAGTCCATCCGCAGGATAAACGTAAATATTGCAGCAACAACTGTTGAGGAATACCGGAAACTCAAGGCTGCAGACATAGGCACCTTCATCCTCTTCCAGGAGACTTTCCACAGACCGACCTATGCTAAAATGCATCCCGTAGGCCCAAAAAGCAATTATGACTGGCACACTACAGCACTGCACAGAGCTCAGCAGGGCGGTATCGACGATGTCGGCACCGGAGTACTTTACGGACTGTATGACTATAAGTATGAAGTAACAGCACAGCTCATGATGGCCGAACATATGGAAAAGATGTTCGGTGTCGGTCCTCACACTATCTCAGTCCCCAGGATGAGAGAGGCTGAGGGCGTTGATCTTGAGAAATTCCCCTATCTCCCCACCGATGAACAATTCCTCAGGATAATTGCCGTCATCAGGGTCTCGACCCCATATACGGGAATGATCCTCTCAACCAGAGAAACAGCTGAAACCCGCAGAAGGGCCCTTGAACTGGGAATATCGCAGGTCAGCGCCGGTTCATGCACAGGCATAGGCGGATACCACAAGGACATCGCCCACCCCAAATGTGAAAATACGGCGCAGTTCAAAGTTTCAGACGAAAGGACCCCTGACGAGGTGCTTACCTGGCTCTGCGAGGACGGATACATCCCGAGCTACTGCACCGCATGCTACAGACAGGGCCGCACCGGAGACCGATTCATGTCCCTTGCAAAATCGGGACAGATAAAAAACATATGCCAGCCCAACGCCCTCCTTACTTTCAAGGAGTACCTCATCGGTTACGGTTCGGATAAGCTGAAAGAGGTCGGGGAAGCCGTAATAGAAAAAGAGATAGAGGAGATCCCAAGCGACAAGGTAAAAGAGCTGACAAAGGAGCGCCTTAAGAAACTGGAACAGGGCGAGCAGGACCTCTTCTTCTAG